The Arachis duranensis cultivar V14167 chromosome 9, aradu.V14167.gnm2.J7QH, whole genome shotgun sequence genomic sequence CAATGTATAGTGCTACCATGACAAATAAGGTGCCATCTGCCAGTAATATCGTCGAAAAAATTATTCAAGTTATAAAAGAATAGAAATAACTGACAAAACTTGATATAGGGTGTGTACATaactcattaaaaaaattagtctatcaataatgtaaaaatttatgtatatttttgctcattttttttataatcaaataagTGTTTTAAAATTGCTTAGTTGAACTCATTTCGATTAGGCTATCAAGAACCCAATCAAAGATCGCTAGTAGGGGTGACAATGGGTATGGTAGAATTTGGAGCTGACTCTAACTCTATCCACAGGTTGAGAATATCTCATGCCTAATCCTATCTGTTTTTAACTGATGGGTACTCAACCCTACCTGCGAGTTATAAAAAAGATGcacattattatataaattgaaattgacttttatataaaaaaacgtattaaattattaattaataattttttttagtgattAAAGATCTTTTGTATTTAGTGAAAAGTGTTTGGTTCAACatctatttaaaatatatttttatataagtatataatataTGCATATATTGAGTGCATGTTAATCAGATAAGATTAAAGCTCAACTTACATTCTATCTGATTCATACAAAAATTCTATTTGCACTCTATTTAATCGTTGCCAATCGAATTAGATACCCACTAATAGAATGTATGTTGTCACTCCTAATCGCGAGTGCCTCCCGTTCGACAACGCCATCAACATCAAGGGTGCTAGTGTGGGCGCTACAATTTCttactaaaaacaaaaaagatctaaTGCAACCAAGTTCTTGATTATGTCATGTTTGGTTCCTACTATATCATCTCTATATCATCCTGTAGCAACCCAACCTAGATGACGTGCTACTCTATTACAAACAATGGAGAACAAGTACTCATTCAAATTCCAACAGCCCTAGCAAGTACTTTTCTTTGaagtgtaatttttaatttgagatgcgataattattttagttttcataAAATCAAAGTAGTTTTTGTAGGTTGATTTAATTCATGTTTAGGATTTGATATGattcataatttcatatttattaCTTATAGAACCTATCTTTAACACATTTAACTACTAAAAGAGCTTAGACAATTAATGTAGCTTTGGTTTTCATTcacaaatcaattaaattcTTAAGCTTTCAAAGAATCAATttggtcttaaattttataactaGTAATCCTTTCAACAAATTTCGTTCCTaacttttagaataaaaatattatatttataaaaaaagctAACCACTAAAGtaactatcatatatttataggtaaatatatattatttatttatttttagagtgaagtattgtttttgtccccaacgtttggggcAAATCTCAaaattgtccctaacgtttcaatcgtcctatttacgtccctaacgttttaaaattgactcaatgttgtcctgccgttagggatccgttaataaaattaacggcgggacaaaattgagacgattttgaaacgttagggaNNNNNNNNNNNNNNNNNNNNNNNNNNNNNNNNNNNNNNNNNNNNNNNNNNNNNNNNNNNNNNNNNNNNNNNNNNNNNNNNNNNNNNNNNNNNNNNNNNNNNNNNNNNNNNNNNNNNNNNaaattgatattattgaagaataaaattaaaatttatttctatgtatcgtttttgtccctaacgttttagtcctatttacgtccctaacgtttcaaaatcgtctcaattttgtcccgctgttaattttattaacggatccctaacggcaggacaacattgagtcaattttaaaacgttagggacgtaaataggacgattgaaacgttagggacaattttaagatttaccccaaacgttggggacaaaaacaatactttactctattttttatttttatatatattttatataaataatttatttgataattatttttttgtgaataCTCAGAATGGTtgcttttataatatataaacaaaattaatcttttttacACATTCtataatttctattttaaatgtATTAAAATAGACTTTAATTTTGATAGAGTGTGAAATATTTTACTCAGTTGTATAAATCATATTCGTTCTTTTAGATGATCATTCACACGATTAATATAGAAGgtagttatttttgttgatgtGACATTACGGAATTGAATGCAcgtgtaaaactattttattaaaataacgtaaatattaaataataaatattttaagacaCCAAAAAATcaatgttttttatattttaatatttaaatcaatactaaaaaaaggataaatagGTCTTTAACTTTTTGATCTGCATTTGAGTCctgaaagatttgaaaatatatttaagttcGTGACATTTTCAAAACTTAGACATGCTAATCTTTTATGTTGGCAAAcctaaagaaaaatcaaatgtGACTCTCATTGTATTGACCTGATTGATACAGATGTATATgtgagaatttttaaaatttgacaaattaaACTCAAAAACCAATGTGTCCAAATTTTGAAGAGGTTAGAAACTTAAATGTTCATTAACAAAAAGTTAAAATCTATTTATCCTTTtctccaaatttattttttcacaaaaatatttataaacatTTCTAGATCAACTTAATCTCTTAGGTAGCATTTGTTTTGAAGTACTGAAACAGAGATTGAGAGACTGAGACTCAGTATTGTGTTTGTTAGTttagagactggtactaaaagtTCTGTCTctgtttctaaaatttttaaaaataggaaCACAgaggactgaaatttttagagatggggACTGAAATTTTCTTAACCTTTGTGCAAactaaattagagttttattattgtttcaatttctgtctcccattttacaccaaacaaaatactgaaatttatttcaatcccTGTCTCTTAATATTTGTCTGtcagtctcagtctttccgtttctgtctctccaccaaaagCTACCttataaacaaaaatacaaaaaatacaaaatttgatTAGCGTATGTATATCTCCCGGTTTATGGGTAGGTAGGTTGGTGTTGGTCGCATACCTTTTATGAAGGGTTGGCAACTTTAACAGAAAACAAACCCAATCTCCGGTCTCCATTTTCTCTGAATCTCCATTCGTTGAAGCTGCTTTCTACCTTCCGTCGCTTCCATAACACGATCCGTTAACCCTTCTCTGTCTCTGCCTTTCACCACGTGAGTTATTTTCCCCAAATTCTATTTGTTTTTCCCCAATTCCTTTTGGTTtaatatatatttctgaaatttcataatttttctctGATTTAGTTGTTTCTGTTGCGGCTGTATAGTATAAATTGCGCTCCGATTTGCGTAGTGGAAAAGATTCAAAACTATAATGGATTTGGTTTCATGCTTTAAGTATCACCGATCAACTAGTATGTTAAATCTTTTACCTTCTAAAAATCCACTTGACGTATAAGTAACTAATAATTAGATATTGAAAATAGGAAGATTCAGTGATATTCAAGTATATATAAAACGGTTATGGAGGCTATCACTATTCTAGACTAGTAGAATGCatgtaaaatttaatattatttgttttatacCATGATGACATGTTTAACAAttataattctaaattattAAGACAAAATTAAGAAATGCATTGGAAAGTTCGTCACTTCTAAACTCCTTTTTTTGGGGATAACTTTCTCTTTTTAAGCTTTATTCTAAAATTAcaccaattaatgatttgaatagagattttaaaaaatatttttggttgcAAATGTTAAAAAGCGGCTTGATTGGACCactgaaaaatagaaaagcagCTTTTGCTGTTAGTGTGAATAAAGAAGGTGGTTCAATAAAAGCAGGAGGGGATATGAATCACATAAAATTTGTAAAGGAAGTGTGTAAACGGAATAGCAGCTTTAGTTGGGGAAGGGTGAAATAGGTTTTTTATATGGAATAGAGggtgttttattaaattatgtagtttgaaaaaatttgacatAAATATGGACTATCATGAAATTTGCATAGACACTTTTAAAAAAGGTACTGATGAAATATATAATTCGCTAGATTAGCCAATGCCTAccatttctctgtttttttccCCTTTGGATATGCTATATATGTGTGAAGATATGATTTCAGTATCTGGTTCTATGTGTGGCTTTTAGATTACTTTGTTATGTAATTTGTAAAGAATGTTGTTTGTTGATGATTATGGTTCTTGTGACTAGGTTTGCTTTGTTTGAGTTCAAGGTTTCAAGTAAAGCAAGATGTTGCGTGCTATAAGGCATAAGGTAGGTACCATTTCCTACTTTTGTCTGATACGGTGCTTGGAAGCATCTTACACACTTTTTGCTTTGCAGAGTATCTGCCCTGCCTTCGGTGCATTTAGAGCTTTCGCTTCTGCAGCTAAAGAGGTATGCTTTCTTCCTTTAGTTTATCTCACCTTTCATTTCACGCCTAACTTAATGCATGTTTTATGTTTTCGAAAGAAAATATGTTTCTAACATATTCTAATCTATGATATAACATAACAGATGACAGTGAGAGAGGCTCTGAACTCTGCTCTTGATGAGGAAATGTCTGCTGATCCTAAAGTGTTCTTGATGGGTGAAGAGGTAATTTAGGTGCCTGATTCATactatcatatttttattttcgaaaatgaatTCTTGCTGGTCTCTTTACTATTTTCTGTTTCTTATGATagttttgggtgtatttaacTGCAGGTCGGAGAATACCAGGGTGCATATAAGGTTAGTTATGGGTTTCTTGGTGGCTGTGCATTTGTGAATTTGTTTTGCTATCATCTGTttaacttctacttcttcttacGTGTAGATTTCTAAGGGGCTGCTGGACAAGTATGGCCCTGAGAGGGTTCTTGATACTCCAATTACTGaggttatttttttaacaaacacTTCCTTACTCGTTGATATTTGTTCAGGCACTTATTCGCAAGATCTTAATTCTGTCATTCTGCACCTCCTCTCAAATGTTTACATGTATATAACTTATCTATCCTAAATAAGACTGACTGCAACAGAAAGGGAAAAGTTTAATGCCGACAAGAACAAATAAAACAGAATCCGAATTATCACATAAGGGATAAACCCTATCCATCATTGTCACTGCTTCtgttttattttactattttagtgAGGAGACTAATTTGTTTGCTAAATATATTGCAGGCTGGCTTTGCTGGGATTGGAGTCGGTGCTGCTTACTATGGTCTAAGGCCTGTTGTGGAGTTTATGACTTTTAACTTCTCCATGCAGGTTAGAGTTTAACTTGATTAAATCCTTGAACAAAGTGTGAAGTTAAGTGTgttgttttacatttttattaaagcACCTATTTAATTAAAGTACTGTGATGTCTTTTGAAGTTGGCCAAATTCTTCTTGCCCgatgctttttttattttttttatttttggggaTAAAAGAAGAATATACTTAAGACAATGAAAAGAATCAAATTCTTTGTGATTTGAATATCTGGGTCACATTATATGGACATTATTGAGTTCACATTTGAGTCTtgattacatatataaattttgcctTTGTGATTGGAGGCAAACTGTTGACCTCTCTCTATATTGGAACAATGTATTCAAGTTACTGTTGGCTGTACTAATCATAAACAATATATTCAAGTTACTGTGTGGTGTTTGACTTGCAGTTTTAGTATCACTGAAACTCCATATGCATTAACCAGGCTTCATAGATGTTGGGActcattttttgaatttttttgcttCTTAATTCTGTCCTCTGTTTTAGCCACAGTTCTTAATTTCTCAGAACATATTATGTTAGAATGTGAAGTTTCTTTTCTCTGCATGACAGCAATGTTGAGAAAAAATGTTGCATCAACACATGTAATGAAAGATCACCTTACTAGCTTCTTCATTAGGTTCATAATTTAACCGCTTGCTGCATTTTAATTTGTCCATAGGCAATAGATCACATCATTAATTCTGCTGCAAAATCAAACTACATGTCTGCTGGGCAAATATCTGTACCTATCGTCTTCAGAGGACCCAATGGGGCTGCTGCTGGTGTTGGTGCTCAGCACTCTCAAGTATGGACCTCTAGGCTTTCTACCTTTATGTATAAACTTTCCTCAACTAGTTTTGTGTTTCCTGTTGAGTATGCTCTGGTTACAACCTGTTGAGCACAGATATcatggtttttattttttattgtatatcCAACAACTTTACTTTTTATGCAGTGTTATGCAGCTTGGTATGCCTCGTGCCCTGGGTTGAAGGTATTGGCACCATATTCATCTGAAGATGCTCGTGGCTTACTTAAAGCCGCTATAAGGGACCCTGATCCTGTTGTTTTTCTTGAAAATGAGTTGTTGTAAGTTGTGCTCCTTGATTGATAATgcctttgttctttttctttccctctCACCTTAGCTTATATTTTCCATTCCACAATATCTATTATTCTATTGTCTATGCAGcattttttgttgaattattaattaaacCTTGATCTATATAAGTGTTCAAAATTATTCTACTATCTCTTTCCTCATTTATTAAGGGTTGCTTAGTAATTTTTCTTTACATTACActtgattttaattttcttaataattcCATTCAAATAAAGTGACGTATATAAAGGAATGGAGGGAGTATGTGAaactgaaaatgaatttgtgtaTTTCCGCTTTAGATATGGTGAGTCATTCCCTGTTTCAGCCGAAGTTCTTGATTCCAGTTTTTGCCTTCCCATTGGAAAAGCAAAGGTAATATTATCTATAAACTATAATATATGAAATACCTGTCTATAAACTCTGAATCCTTGTTTTTCATTATGCATTTTATTAACAGATTGAGAGAGAAGGAAAAGATGTTACTATTACAGCCTATTCAAAAATGGTTGGCTATGCTCTTAAGGTATCTAGATATGTATTGTTTGCTTTTATATCcaatttattattactatttgcTGAGGAATATGATAAGATAATTGGGTTCCTTGCACTAACAGGCATTGTAAATTTTGGAAGGCACTGGTCTGTTATGTGGTGTTATACAAACTTTTTAAGAACATTAGAATCTTTATTCTttccttcattttttattttttgtaaaagatTCAGAATCTTTTTCACACACAGAAGATTTTGGATATAAATAACTCTCTTGCTTGGTCCTTAGGCTGCGGAGATACTGGCGAAGGAAGGAGTCAGTGCTGAGGTAAGCTTTGCCATGGTTTGTGATTGAAAGTCTTCTCCCGATGAAACCTGTGTTTCTGTTATGATAAAAATACTGAGTCAAGGATTTGTCTGCATAGGTTATAAATTTGCGTTCAATTCGGCCACTTGATAGAACCACAATTAATGCTTCAGTCAGGAAAACCAACAGATTGGTGACAGTTGAAGAAGGTTTTCCTCAGCATGGTGTTGGCGCTGAAATTTGGTTAGCTCTTTGCATTGACCTTTTAACTGTTAAACTTGTTAATTGTTGGAAATAAACTAACCTTCTTGCATCTCTTGAGCAGCACATCTGTAGTTGAGGAGAGTTTTGGTTATCTCGATGCACCGGTTGAGAGAATTGCCGGGGCTGATGTTCCTATGCCTTATGCTGCCAATTTAGAGAGAATGGCTGTCCCACAGGTGATTCTTctaaagttaaattttattttcagtgaATTTGCCACCCTGATTTGGATGATTCATTCTCTTATGCATATTGATTCAATAAAGCAAAtaagtattatatatttctaaccTAATAGTGTTGAGATGATTGGCTTGGTATGACACAAGTATGTCATGGAAATCAGTGTTAATTTACTGAAAGCTTTGGTACATGTGTATTGGTTAAATTTGGTTTGTTCTGTATGCCGATGTGTAGGTTGAAGATATTGTTCGCGCTGCAAAGAGAGCATGTCACAGATCTGTGCCCTTGGCTGCAACAGCTTGAGTTTATAAAGTAccagattattttattttgatctcCCGGTTATGGTTAATTCTTCGGTAATCCTAGATATTACCAAAAACATTTTTTGCTCCATTTTTCACCATAAAACAGCAGAAAGA encodes the following:
- the LOC107465059 gene encoding pyruvate dehydrogenase E1 component subunit beta-1, mitochondrial, with product MLRAIRHKSICPAFGAFRAFASAAKEMTVREALNSALDEEMSADPKVFLMGEEVGEYQGAYKISKGLLDKYGPERVLDTPITEAGFAGIGVGAAYYGLRPVVEFMTFNFSMQAIDHIINSAAKSNYMSAGQISVPIVFRGPNGAAAGVGAQHSQCYAAWYASCPGLKVLAPYSSEDARGLLKAAIRDPDPVVFLENELLYGESFPVSAEVLDSSFCLPIGKAKIEREGKDVTITAYSKMVGYALKAAEILAKEGVSAEVINLRSIRPLDRTTINASVRKTNRLVTVEEGFPQHGVGAEICTSVVEESFGYLDAPVERIAGADVPMPYAANLERMAVPQVEDIVRAAKRACHRSVPLAATA